The nucleotide sequence CAGCCTATCCTCCTGAGCGAGCTCAACGAGCAGCTCGTGCGCGCGTGGCCGATGGGCAAGAACGAGAACGGCGAGAACGTGATCCGCAAGGGTGACCCCAACAACCTCGTGGCGCTGTACCGCTTTCCCCGGGGGCAGATTATCCAGCCCACCAACCTGGAGGTGACCATCGACGGGGAGGTGGTGGCGTACAGCGACATCTGCACGCACGCGGGCTGCACGGTGGCCGACAGCGACACCCGCGCCGGGGCGATGAAGTGCCCCTGCCACTCGGGCGAGTACGATCCCAAGCGCGCCGCCATCGTGGTGGGCGGGCCGCCTCCGCGCAAGCTCGCCCAGCTCCCCATCGCCCAGCAGGGTCAGAACATCGTGGTGACCGGCTTCTTCCTGACCAATCCCTACGGTTACTCGACCGAGGAGGAGTGGGAGAGCTTTACCAAGGAAGTGGAGGAACAGCTCGCATGAACCAGTGGCTTGATGAGCGTCTGCATATCTCGCGCCTGAACGACAAGTTCCTGCGCAAGGCCTTTCCTGTCCACCACTCCTTTTTCCTGGGGGAGATCACCCTATTCAGCCTGATCATCCTGATCCTGACGGGCATCCTGCTCGCCCTCTCGTACGAGCCGAGCAACAGCCTGGTGGTGAACTCCTTCGATCCGGGCACGACCGACGCGCCCAACCTCATTCCGGCGGCGTACCAC is from Deinococcus planocerae and encodes:
- a CDS encoding ubiquinol-cytochrome c reductase iron-sulfur subunit, coding for MTRYKRQDPEMSRRRFINMAMGTTAAVGGVSLLSVLGAANPVFRLTRDKMPPLKGDILVHASNNKEGQPILLSELNEQLVRAWPMGKNENGENVIRKGDPNNLVALYRFPRGQIIQPTNLEVTIDGEVVAYSDICTHAGCTVADSDTRAGAMKCPCHSGEYDPKRAAIVVGGPPPRKLAQLPIAQQGQNIVVTGFFLTNPYGYSTEEEWESFTKEVEEQLA